One Colius striatus isolate bColStr4 chromosome 7, bColStr4.1.hap1, whole genome shotgun sequence DNA segment encodes these proteins:
- the ISLR2 gene encoding immunoglobulin superfamily containing leucine-rich repeat protein 2 encodes MAPLLALGLVALLGLARACPEPCACVDKYAHQFADCAYKDLQVVPTGLPSNVTTLSLSANKITSLQQRSFVEVTQVTSLWLAHNEIRSIESGTFAILVQLKNLDISHNQIVDFPWQDLYNLSALQLLKMNNNHMAVVPQGAFHTLKDLRSLRINNNKFTALAEGIFDSLSSLSHLQIYNNPFECSCKLQWLKKWMDSTLISIPEKDSITCALPEQLRGVPVGKIPDMQCTSPTVQLTYYPNLDTTELFDGFTLTLHCAVTGTPPPEVSWKIRTSSQTLELNGNPKENAGKDFPKQDPERFLVFKNGTLVIPHLSKREEGTYTCLATNEIGSNQTSVNVAVAGTQKYPLQPRRDTLGGKVHPGDKKPGAKGAKNSVLMPDERNKPFSPTRQSQPSLAAGTESVGDGQVPFQLPPFEKKCGFTQTSKYISNHAFNQSGDFKQHTFDLGVIALDVSEHDARVQLTPTYLQPEKVHLRILYLCQESSQGHALVQWSKIEEGVNSYWFQGLNPGTNYSVCLTYLGEDCQVQVVFTTKKEIPSLIIIVVVSIFLLVLATLPLMGATWCHLLSKYHGKTYKLIMKAQNPDQMEKHMAADFDPRASYLESEKNYNPSEVEEADVEEEDEVGEEDDEGGRRRRREAEGAVELEREESVAASSMAESQSKANGEEFEVRSEYSDKLPLGAEAVTISQEINGNYRQRPR; translated from the coding sequence ATGGCCCCACTGCTagccctggggctggtggcacTGCTCGGCCTGGCCCGGGCATGCCCTGAGCCCTGTGCTTGCGTGGACAAGTACGCCCATCAGTTTGCCGACTGCGCCTACAAGGACCTTCAAGTGGTGCCCACGGGGTTGCCCTCCAATGTGACCACCCTCAGCCTCTCGGCCAACAAGATCACCTCACTACAGCAGCGTTCCTTTGTGGAGGTGACCCAGGTCACCTCCCTCTGGTTGGCACACAACGAGATCCGCTCCATCGAATCTGGTACCTTCGCCATCCTGGTGCAGCTGAAAAACCTTGACATCAGCCACAACCAGATCGTGGACTTTCCCTGGCAGGACCTCTACAACCTCAGCGCTCTCCAGCTGCTCAAGATGAACAACAACCACATGGCTGTGGTGCCTCAGGGAGCCTTCCACACCCTGAAGGATCTCCGGTCCCTGCgcatcaacaacaacaaattcaCTGCGCTTGCTGAGGGCATCTTCGACTCGCTTAGTTCCCTCTCCCACCTGCAGATTTACAACAACCCCTTCGAGTGCTCATGCAAGCTCCAGTGGTTGAAGAAGTGGATGGACAGTACACTCATCTCCATTCCCGAGAAGGACTCCATCACTTGTGCCCTCCCAGAGCAACTCCGAGGAGTGCCAGTGGGGAAGATCCCAGACATGCAGTGCACCTCCCCCACTGTGCAGCTCACCTATTACCCCAATCTGGACACCACAGAACTCTTTGACGGGTTCACCCTGACGCTGCACTGTGCTGTGACAGGCACCCCACCGCCTGAAGTGAGCTGGAAGATTCGCACCTCCAGCCAAACCCTGGAGCTCAATGGGAACCCGAAGGAGAATGCTGGGAAGGACTTCCCCAAACAGGACCCTGAGCGCTTCTTGGTCTTCAAGAATGGCACGCTGGTGATTCCCCACCTGAGCAAGCGGGAAGAAGGCACCTACACCTGCCTGGCCACCAATGAAATAGGGAGCAACCAGACTTCAGTCAACGTGGCTGTGGCAGGCACCCAGAAATACCCACTGCAGCCTAGGAGGGACACGCTGGGGGGTAAAGTACACCCAGGTGACAAGAAGCCTGGGGCCAAGGGAGCAAAGAACAGTGTGCTCATGCCAGATGAGAGAAACAAACCCTTCAGTCCTACCCGGCAGAGCCAGCCGTCTTtggcagctgggacagagtCCGTGGGAGATGGGCAAGTCCCTTTCCAGCTTCCACCATTTGAGAAGAAGTGCGGCTTCACACAAACCAGCAAGTACATTTCCAACCACGCCTTCAACCAGAGTGGTGACTTCAAGCAGCACACGTTCGACCTGGGGGTGATTGCCTTAGATGTGTCGGAGCATGATGCCCGGGTGCAGCTGACGCCCACCTACCTGCAGCCCGAGAAGGTCCACCTCAGGATCCTCTATCTGTGCCAGGAGAGTAGCCAGGGCCACGCCTTGGTCCAGTGGTCCAAGATTGAAGAAGGGGTAAATTCGTACTGGTTCCAGGGCTTGAATCCTGGCACCAACTACTCTGTGTGTCTCACCTACTTGGGGGAAGACTGCCAGGTCCAAGTGGTTTTCACCACCAAAAAAGAGATCCCCTCGCTCATCATCATCGTGGTTGTGAGTATCTTCTTGCTGGTGCTGGCCACCTTACCCCTGATGGGGGCCACGTGGTGCCATCTCCTCTCCAAGTATCATGGAAAGACTTACAAGCTCATTATGAAGGCCCAGAACCCGGACCAGATGGAGAAGCACATGGCTGCTGACTTCGACCCCCGTGCCTCCTATCTGGAGTCTGAGAAGAACTACAATCCCAGCGAGGTGGAGGAAGCAGACGTGGAGGAAGAAGATGAGGTGGGGGAGGAGGATGACGAAGGAGGCAGGCGAAGGAGGAGAGAGGCTGAAGGGGCTGTAGAGCTGGAGCGAGAGGAGAGCGTGGCGGCCAGCTCCATGGCAGAATCGCAATCCAAAGCCAACGGCGAGGAGTTTGAGGTCCGCTCCGAGTACAGTGACAAGCTGCCACTGGGTGCCGAGGCCGTCACCATCTCCCAAGAGATCAACGGCAACTACCGGCAGCGTCCCCGCTGA
- the LOC104555442 gene encoding immunoglobulin superfamily containing leucine-rich repeat protein has product MRPLLCCLGLATLLGPGLACPSACSCSVKKNGRLLAECAYKDLQEVPEGLSSNVTILTLSANRISWLGPDSFAEVPEVQSLWLGYNQIRVVAPGAFALLVHLKNLDLSHNKIADFPWQDLRNLSGLQILKMNNNQLAGLPQDAFYSLKDLRSLWLNDNKLTTLAEGTFDNLPSLSQLQIFNNPFNCSCKVFWLKKWTENTSVSITKGGSTLCVAPGRLKGRAVTDIPDHHCVAPSVQLTYLSNLDNSVMYDGLTLTLHCSVAGSPLPEITWKIQTSSRRVELNGPNVARDGNVKQSQERFLVFKNGTMAIPKFSKEDEGIYTCLAVNDVGMRDVSVNVALAGSENPAEDLLRDDPQASHLGGQSCYKGDEMDPSGAGEKLVIVYHMPRESKSRAGGVMPQVHLGTLLLTLGTVLCC; this is encoded by the coding sequence ATGAggcccctgctctgctgcctggggctggccaCGCTCCTGGGGCCTGGCCTAGCCTGTCCCAGTGCCTGCTCCTGCTCCGTCAAGAAGAATGGGCGGCTGCTGGCAGAGTGTGCCTACAAGGATCTCCAGGAGGTACCTGAGGGATTGTCTTCCAATGTGACCATCCTCACCTTGTCAGCCAACAGGATCAGCTGGTTGGGGCCAGACTCCTTCGCTGAGGTTCCGGAAGTGCAGTCACTGTGGTTGGGCTACAACCAGATCAGGGTGGTGGCACCAGGAGCTTTTGCCCTGTTGGTGCACCTGAAGAACCTGGATCTGAGTCACAACAAGATTGCAGATTTCCCCTGGCAGGACCTCCGTAACCTCAGTGGGCTGCAGATCCTGAAAATGAACAACAACCAGCTGGCTGGGCTGCCCCAGGACGCTTTCTACTCCTTGAAGGACCTGCGCTCCCTCTGGCTCAACGACAACAAGTTGACCACCTTGGCTGAGGGCACCTTTGACAACCTGCCCTCCCTGTCCCAGTTGCAGATCTTTAACAATCCCTTCAACTGCTCCTGCAAGGTCTTCTGGCTGAAGAAGTGGACTGAGAACACTTCTGTCTCCATTACCAAGGGGGGGTCTACCCTGTGCGTAGCTCCTGGCAGGCTGAagggcagggcagtgacagatATCCCCGACCACCACTGTGTGGCCCCCTCTGTGCAGCTCACCTACCTCTCCAACCTGGACAACAGTGTCATGTACGATGGCCTCACGCTGACTCTACACTGCAGTGTGGCCGGCAGCCCTCTGCCAGAGATCACGTGGAAGATCCAGACCTCCAGCCGCCGCGTTGAGCTCAATGGGCCCAACGTGGCGCGGGATGGAAACGTCAAGCAGAGCCAAGAGCGTTTCTTGGTCTTCAAGAACGGCACCATGGCCATCCCCAAGTTCAGCAAAGAGGATGAAGGCATCTACACCTGCCTTGCTGTCAATGATGTGGGCATGCGGGATGTCTCGGTCAACGTGGCCTTGGCTGGGTCAGAGAACCCAGCTGAAGACCTGCTCCGAGATGACCCCCAAGCCAGCCACCTTGGGGGGCAAAGCTGCTACAAGGGTGATGAAATGGATCCCTCTGGTGCCGGAGAAAAGCTGGTGATTGTTTACCACATGCCAAGGGAGTCgaagagcagggctggaggagtGATGCCCCAAGTCCACCTGGGGACCCTCCTCCTGACTTTGGGTACTGTGCTCTGCTGTTAA